In Haloarcula halophila, a single window of DNA contains:
- a CDS encoding YIP1 family protein — MAPRTPLLRPDSYFANRELSIARAAVLGVLLTGAAVAFVAGLGMVFTEKVDGTVTVDNPDRPPEGFCESGMNETFDDMNDNLTGTNGTGFDCSQPARIERNVDTILRQAIGQIYPAMVIGFPIVIFVTAGLLHAGTAICDASGGFARTLTVTLWGMTPFIVTTPVALGALWLLMDPVTVSPGVAPQALQQSLLDSLQPWVPVALALNLVGSLWGAVVWTFGLERARSVTRGQAAAVAGFVTLLLVVLGLL, encoded by the coding sequence ATGGCCCCGCGTACGCCCCTCCTCCGCCCCGACAGCTACTTCGCGAACCGTGAGCTATCGATCGCTCGGGCGGCCGTCCTCGGCGTCCTGTTGACCGGTGCCGCGGTCGCGTTCGTCGCCGGGCTGGGGATGGTGTTCACCGAGAAAGTCGACGGCACCGTCACGGTCGACAACCCCGACAGACCGCCGGAAGGGTTCTGCGAGTCCGGGATGAACGAGACGTTCGACGACATGAACGACAACCTGACCGGGACGAACGGGACCGGATTCGACTGTAGCCAACCCGCCCGGATCGAGCGAAACGTCGACACGATCCTCCGGCAGGCGATCGGCCAGATATACCCCGCGATGGTGATCGGCTTCCCCATCGTCATCTTCGTCACGGCTGGCCTGCTCCACGCCGGAACGGCGATCTGTGACGCAAGCGGCGGGTTCGCCCGAACGCTGACCGTGACTCTCTGGGGGATGACGCCGTTTATCGTCACCACGCCGGTCGCGTTGGGGGCGCTGTGGCTGCTGATGGACCCAGTCACCGTCTCACCGGGGGTCGCCCCGCAGGCGCTGCAACAGTCCCTCCTCGATAGCCTCCAGCCGTGGGTCCCGGTCGCGCTGGCGCTCAACCTCGTGGGGTCGCTGTGGGGTGCAGTCGTCTGGACCTTCGGGCTCGAACGCGCCCGTTCGGTCACGCGCGGCCAGGCGGCCGCGGTCGCTGGCTTCGTGACCCTGCTACTCGTCGTCCTCGGGCTCCTGTGA
- a CDS encoding twin-arginine translocation signal domain-containing protein — MNPSTSRMDRRTFLRSGVAAAVLGLAGCGARSGGSAFEEGFEDGVGQWDSAAAIGPEVAIDEFEWSVAVTDERAASGQQSLELFTEGDYDDGTAWVVHPVSVPSSGRYRATVTASFWSESESFNTLRNAVMCLGTDRPEDESDFPDPGVNTTTLGEVPYGGLREPLHLAEGWREYRFEWTTPPLSTDTLYVAAGTSVVWEADATHYLDDLTVDLTPR; from the coding sequence ATGAATCCATCGACCTCTCGGATGGACCGACGTACCTTCCTTCGATCCGGCGTGGCAGCCGCGGTCCTCGGACTCGCCGGCTGTGGGGCTCGGTCGGGTGGTTCCGCCTTCGAGGAGGGGTTCGAGGACGGAGTCGGTCAGTGGGACTCGGCGGCCGCCATCGGTCCGGAAGTGGCCATCGACGAGTTCGAGTGGTCGGTGGCGGTGACCGACGAGCGGGCCGCGAGCGGCCAACAGAGTCTGGAACTGTTCACGGAAGGCGATTACGACGACGGGACCGCCTGGGTCGTCCATCCGGTTTCGGTGCCGTCGTCGGGTCGGTACCGGGCAACCGTTACGGCCTCGTTCTGGAGCGAGTCGGAGTCGTTCAACACGCTCCGAAACGCCGTGATGTGCCTGGGGACCGATCGCCCCGAAGACGAATCCGACTTCCCGGACCCCGGCGTGAACACGACGACGCTGGGTGAGGTACCGTACGGCGGGCTCCGCGAACCGCTGCACCTCGCCGAAGGGTGGCGCGAGTACCGCTTCGAGTGGACAACACCGCCGCTGTCGACGGACACGCTGTACGTCGCGGCTGGGACGAGCGTCGTCTGGGAGGCCGACGCGACCCACTACCTCGACGACCTCACCGTCGACCTCACACCACGGTGA